From Camelina sativa cultivar DH55 chromosome 20, Cs, whole genome shotgun sequence, the proteins below share one genomic window:
- the LOC104769749 gene encoding mitochondrial outer membrane protein porin 3-like has product MGKGPGLYTEIGKKARDLLYKDYQGDQKFSVTTYSSTGVAITTTGTNKGSVFLGDVATQVKNKNFTADIKVSTDSSLVTTFTVDEPTPGVKAILSARLPDQKSGKLELQYLHDYAGISTSVGLTGSPTVNFSGVVGTNVLALGTDVSFETDSGNFKHFNAGLSFTKEDLIASLILSDKGEKLNASYYQIVNPLTNTVVGAEVSHNFTTKENAITVGSQYAIDPLTTVKARVNNAGIANALIQHEWRPKSFFTVSGEVDSKAIEKSAKVGIALALKP; this is encoded by the exons ATGGGTAAAGGTCCAGGACTCTACACCGAAATCGGCAAAAAAGCCAGAG ATTTGCTGTACAAGGACTACCAAGGAGACCAAAAATTCAGTGTCACCACTTACTCTTCTACCGGTGTT GCCATCACTACAACTGGAACTAACAAGGGAAGCGTGTTTTTGGGTGATGTTGCTACccaagtgaagaacaagaacTTCACTGCTGACATCAAAGTTTCCACTGATTCTTCT CTTGTGACCACTTTTACTGTTGATGAGCCTACCCCTGGAGTTAAGGCAATTCTTAGCGCCAGGTTACCTGATCAGAAATCTGGCAAG CTCGAGCTGCAGTATTTGCACGATTACGCTGGTATCTCCACCAGCGTTGGATTGACTGGTAGCCCGACTGTCAATTTCTCTGGTGTGGTTGGAACCAATGTTTTGGCTCTTGGTACTGATGTTTCATTCGAAACTGATTCCGGCAACTTCAAACATTTCAATGCTGGTTTGTCCTTCACCAAGGAAGATTTGATTGCTTCCCTCATTCT GAGTGACAAAGGTGAGAAACTGAACGCATCGTACTACCAGATTGTGAACCCCTTGACCAACACTGTGGTTGGAGCTGAGGTTAGCCACAACTTCACGACCAAAGAGAATGCCATCACTGTCGGAAGTCAATACGCAATTGACCCATTGACCACTGTGAAGGCACGAGTGAACAATGCTGGTATTGCTAACGCACTGATCCAACACGAGTGGCGTCCAAAGTCGTTCTTCACCGTTTCTGGGGAGGTTGACTCTAAGGCGATCGAGAAGAGTGCTAAGGTTGGGATTGCTCTCGCTCTTAAGccttga
- the LOC104769750 gene encoding auxin efflux carrier component 8-like, protein MISWLDVYHVISATVPLYVSMILGYLSAKHLQLFTPEQCAGINKFVAKFSIPLLSFQIISQNNPFKMNPKLILSDILQKLLALVVLAVVVRFWHPTGGRGGKLGWVIIGLSVSLFPNTLILGIPILAAIYGDEAASILRQIVVMQSLIWYTILLFLFEINAARAITSSGSEHNTGGNENEEVNREEEELREDEAAIVRTRSTGTMKVLLKACRKLMINPNTYATLIGIIWATLHFRLGWELPEMIDKSIHMISDGGLGMAMFSLGLFMASQRSIIACGTKMTSIAMVLKFVLGPALMIASVFSMRLRHNLFKIAILQAALPQGVVPFVFAKEYNLHPEIVSTGVIFGMLIALPIILAYYFVLDI, encoded by the exons atgatctCTTGGCTTGATGTCTACCATGTTATTTCAGCAACTGTTCCTCTCTATGTCTCAATGATCTTAGGTTACCTCTCTGCAAAACATCTACAGCTCTTTACACCGGAGCAATGCGCAGGCATCAACAAATTCGTCGCAAAATTCTCTATCCCTTTGCTTTCTTTTCAGATAATCTCTCAAAACAACCCTTTCAAGATGAACCCTAAACTCATTCTCTCTGACATTCTCCAGAAACTCTTAGCCCTTGTTGTGTTAGCCGTGGTTGTAAGATTCTGGCATCCAACAGGAGGAAGAGGTGGAAAACTAGGTTGGGTCATAATCGGGTTATCTGTATCCTTGTTTCCAAACACTCTCATTCTTGGAATCCCAATCTTGGCTGCCATCTATGGAGATGAAGCTGCTAGCATCTTGAGGCAGATTGTTGTGATGCAGAGCTTGATTTGGTACACCATCTTGCTCTTCTTGTTTGAGATTAATGCTGCAAGGGCGATAACATCTTCTGGATCGGAACATAATACAGGAG GCAATGAAAATGAAGAAGTAAATAGAGAGGAGGAAGAGCTAAGAGAAGATGAAGCAGCCATAGTGAGAACAAGATCAACTGGAACTATGAAAGTTCTACTGAAAGCTTGCAGAAAGCTAATGATCAATCCTAATACATACGCAACATTGATCGGAATCATTTGGGCTACTTTACATTTCAG aTTGGGATGGGAACTGCCAGAGATGATAGATAAATCAATACATATGATATCTGATGGAGGCTTAGGAATGGCCATGTTCAGCTTGG GTCTGTTCATGGCATCACAAAGGAGTATCATAGCATGTGGAACAAAAATGACGAGTATAGCAATGGTCCTCAAGTTCGTATTAGGACCTGCTCTTATGATTGCTTCAGTGTTTAGCATGAGATTACGACATAATCTCTTCAAAATCGCAATACTAcag gctgCATTGCCTCAAGGAGTAGTGCCATTTGTTTTTGCAAAAGAGTACAATCTTCATCCGGAGATTGTTAGTACTGG gGTGATCTTTGGAATGCTAATTGCCTTGCCAATAATTTTGgcatattattttgtattggaCATATGA